The following are from one region of the Muntiacus reevesi chromosome 3, mMunRee1.1, whole genome shotgun sequence genome:
- the SRSF4 gene encoding serine/arginine-rich splicing factor 4, whose translation MPRVYIGRLSYQARERDVERFFKGYGKILEVDLKNGYGFVEFDDLRDADDAVYELNGKDLCGERVIVEHARGPRRDGSYGSGRSGYGYRRSGRDKYGPPTRTEYRLIVENLSSRCSWQDLKDYMRQAGEVTYADAHKGRKNEGVIEFVSYSDMKRALEKLDGTEVNGRKIRLVEDKPGSRRRRSYSRSRSHSRSRSRSRHSRKSRSRSGSSKSSHSKSRSRSRSGSRSRSKSRSRSQSRSRSKKEKSRSPSKDKSRSRSRSADKRRSKSKDPAEEKVQNSDRAGKSKSRSPSRHKSKSRSRSQERGAEEARGSASRSRSKEKSLRKSRSRSQGGSRSRSRSKSKDKRKGRKRSREESRSRSRSRSKSERSRKRSGKRDSKSGSGGGSSSSSKKKKKEDADRSQSRSRSRSASKERERAKSESGQREGRGEGEDAGVNQETRSRSRSNSKSKPNLPSESRSRSKSASKTRSRSKSRSRSGSRSPSRSRSRSHSRS comes from the exons ATGCCACGGGTGTACATCGGCCGCCTGAGCTACCAGGCCCGGGAGCGCGATGTGGAGCGCTTCTTTAAGGGCTATGGGAAGATCCTGGAGGTGGATCTGAAGAACGG ATATGGGTTTGTGGAGTTTGATGATCTGCGAGATGCAGATGATGCTGTTTATGAACTGAATGGCAAAGACCTTTGTGGTGAGCGAGTAATTGTTGAGCATGCCCGCGGCCCACGACGAGATGGCAGTTACGGTTCTGGACGCA GTGGATATGGTTATAGAAGAAGTGGCCGAGATAAATACGGCCCTCCTACCCGCACAGAATACAGACTTATTGTGGAGAATTTGTCAAGTCGGTGCAGCTGGCAAGACCTAAAG gaTTATATGCGTCAGGCAGGAGAAGTGACTTATGCAGATGCCCACAAGGGACGCAAAAATGAAGGGGTGATTGAATTTGTGTCTTACTCTGATATGAAAAGAGCTTTGGAAAAGTTAGATGGAACAGAAGTCAATGGCAGAAAAATCAGATTAGTTGAAGACAAGCCTGGCTCCAGAAGACGCAGGTCCTACTCCAGGAGTCGGAGTCACTCAAG GTCCCGCTCTCGGAGCAGACATTCTCGGAAGAGCAGGAGCCGGAGCGGCAGCAGCAAGAGCAGTCATTCTAAGAGCAGGTCCCGGTCCAG GTCAGGCTCCCGTTCCCGGAGCAAGAGCCGAAGCCGCAGCCAGAGTCGCAGCCGCAGCAAGAAGGAGAAGAGCCGCAGCCCCAGCAAGGACAAGAGCCGCAGCCGCAGCCGCAGCGCCGACAAGCGCCGCAGCAAGAGCAAAGACCCGGCGGAGGAGAAGGTGCAGAACAGCGACCGCGCCGGCAAGTCCAAGAGCCGCAGCCCCAGCCGGCACAAGAGCAAGAGCCGCAGCCGCAGTCAGGAGAGGGGCGCGGAGGAGGCGCGGGGCAGCGCGAGCAGGAGCCGAAGCAAGGAGAAGAGCCTGCGCAAGAGCCGCAGCCGCAGCCAGGGAGGCAGCCGCAGCCGGAGCCGCAGTAAGAGCAAGGacaagaggaaggggaggaagaggagccGGGAGGAGAGCCGCAGCCGGAGCCGGAGCCGCAGCAAGAGCGAGAGGAGCCGGAAACGGAGCGGCAAGCGAGACAGCAAGTCAGGCAGCGGCGgcgggagcagcagcagcagcaagaagaagaagaaggaagacgCTGACCGCTCGCAGTCCAGGTCACGTTCCCGCTCGGCCTCCAAGGAGAGGGAACGCGCCAAGTCCGAGTCTGGCCAGAGGGAAGGCCGAGGGGAGGGTGAGGATGCCGGCGTCAATCAGGAGACCCGGTCCAGGTCGAGGTCCAATtccaaatcaaaaccaaaccTTCCTTCAGAATCACGCTCCAGATCAAAGTCCGCCTCAAAAACCCGGTCTCGGTCCAAGTCTCGGTCCAGGTCTGGGTCCAGATCACCCTCCCGGTCTAGATCCAGGTCTCACTCGAGGTCCTAA